One window of Myripristis murdjan chromosome 8, fMyrMur1.1, whole genome shotgun sequence genomic DNA carries:
- the eif3g gene encoding eukaryotic translation initiation factor 3 subunit G isoform X1, whose product MPSNEYDDSKPSWADQVEEEGDEGTLPSPKETIKGNIKTVTEYKIDEDGKKFKIVRTFKIETRKASKAVARRKNWKKFGNSEYDAPGPNVATTTVSDDVFMTFISSKEDLNAQDQDEDPMNKLKGQKIVSCRICKGDHWTTRCPYKDTLGPMQKELAEQLGLSTGDKEKPAGSAEPEPAQPAQNKTGKYVPPSLRDGGTRRGESMQPNRRADDNATIRVTNLSEDTRETDLQELFRPFGSISRIYLAKDKNTGQSKVSECSSRALIIVVKCKTFGTAFVLQGQLLVSIGVEFQMNHA is encoded by the exons ATGCCGTCGAATGAATACGACGA CTCCAAGCCCAGCTGGGCCGaccaggtggaggaggaaggagatgaAG GTACACTACCGTCTCCCAAGGAAACCATCAAAGGAAACATCAAAACCGTAACGGAATATAAAATAGATGAAGATGGAAAGAAGTTCaag ATTGTGCGGACCTTCAAGATTGAGACAAGAAAAGCCTCAAAAGCTGTTGCCAGGAGAAAG AACTGGAAGAAATTTGGCAACTCGGAGTATGACGCTCCAGGTCCTAATGTTGCCACCACAACAGTCAGTGATGACGTCTTCATGACTTTCATTTCCAGCAAAGAG GACCTAAACGCCCAAGACCAGGATGAAGATCCCATGAACAAGCTGAAAGGACAGAAGATTGTGTCTTGTCGTATCTGCAAAGGGGACCATTGGACCACCCGTTGTCCGTACAAGGACACTCTGGGCCCCATGCAAAAGGAGCTGGCCGAGCAGCTTGGGCTTTCCACCGGAGACAAGGAGAAGCCTGCTGGCTCTG CGGAGCCTGAGCCGGCACAGCCAGCACAGAACAAGACAGGGAAGTATGTGCCTCCTAGCCTGAGGGATGGAGGCACGCGAAGAGGAGAGTCCATGCAGCCCAACCGCAGAG CTGATGACAACGCTACCATCCGTGTGACCAATCTGTCTGAGGACACTCGTGAGACTGACTTGCAGGAGCTGTTCAGGCCCTTTGGGTCCATCTCCAGGATCTACCTGGCCAAAGACAAGAACACCGGACAGTCCAAGGTCAGTGAATGCAGCTCAAGAGCCCTCa ttaTTGTTGTTAAGTGCAAGACATTTGGTACGGCATTCGTCTTGCAAGGACAGCTCCTGGTGTCTATAGGTGTGGAGTTCCAGATGAATCATGCATAA
- the eif3g gene encoding eukaryotic translation initiation factor 3 subunit G isoform X2 — MPSNEYDDSKPSWADQVEEEGDEGTLPSPKETIKGNIKTVTEYKIDEDGKKFKIVRTFKIETRKASKAVARRKNWKKFGNSEYDAPGPNVATTTVSDDVFMTFISSKEDLNAQDQDEDPMNKLKGQKIVSCRICKGDHWTTRCPYKDTLGPMQKELAEQLGLSTGDKEKPAGSAEPEPAQPAQNKTGKYVPPSLRDGGTRRGESMQPNRRADDNATIRVTNLSEDTRETDLQELFRPFGSISRIYLAKDKNTGQSKGFAFISFHRREDAARAIAGVSGFGYDHLILNVEWAKPSNN; from the exons ATGCCGTCGAATGAATACGACGA CTCCAAGCCCAGCTGGGCCGaccaggtggaggaggaaggagatgaAG GTACACTACCGTCTCCCAAGGAAACCATCAAAGGAAACATCAAAACCGTAACGGAATATAAAATAGATGAAGATGGAAAGAAGTTCaag ATTGTGCGGACCTTCAAGATTGAGACAAGAAAAGCCTCAAAAGCTGTTGCCAGGAGAAAG AACTGGAAGAAATTTGGCAACTCGGAGTATGACGCTCCAGGTCCTAATGTTGCCACCACAACAGTCAGTGATGACGTCTTCATGACTTTCATTTCCAGCAAAGAG GACCTAAACGCCCAAGACCAGGATGAAGATCCCATGAACAAGCTGAAAGGACAGAAGATTGTGTCTTGTCGTATCTGCAAAGGGGACCATTGGACCACCCGTTGTCCGTACAAGGACACTCTGGGCCCCATGCAAAAGGAGCTGGCCGAGCAGCTTGGGCTTTCCACCGGAGACAAGGAGAAGCCTGCTGGCTCTG CGGAGCCTGAGCCGGCACAGCCAGCACAGAACAAGACAGGGAAGTATGTGCCTCCTAGCCTGAGGGATGGAGGCACGCGAAGAGGAGAGTCCATGCAGCCCAACCGCAGAG CTGATGACAACGCTACCATCCGTGTGACCAATCTGTCTGAGGACACTCGTGAGACTGACTTGCAGGAGCTGTTCAGGCCCTTTGGGTCCATCTCCAGGATCTACCTGGCCAAAGACAAGAACACCGGACAGTCCAAG GGCTTTGCCTTCATCAGTTTCCACCGTCGGGAGGATGCAGCCCGAGCCATTGCAGGCGTGTCAGGATTTGGATATGATCATCTTATTCTCAATGTTGAATGGGCCAA accaTCAAACAACTGA